From Fibrobacter sp. UWB5, the proteins below share one genomic window:
- a CDS encoding ABC transporter ATP-binding protein produces MKYLSWLWNRTDGFRLNIALRIVFGVGRISLGLLMVWLSKRFIDETIRTGSQDDIVRMIALLVATVVGAIVLRIVFYYMTNVAMVRQSNRLRLQVFEGLFSRKLYAGAELHSGDVASRLSKDIESVSTTTMETLPQMIVTALQLVGAFLLMRWFDPRLAWALLLLTPVAIVLGKLVSRKLRNMTLAIRERESKIQMQVQEGVEHNVLMRSLESENWVAGRLGDMQQHLESDVLRRTRFTTLSRFALGSAFGLGYLLAFIWGGLGLRDGAITFGMMTSFLQLVGQIQHPILSILNMVPQVVHTTASIDRLEDLEKSKEPEGDGTPMALEGSLGVRLENLHFGYAAGRHEVLEGFSHDFEPGSKTAIMGKTGAGKTTLFRLLLGFVRPDSGRMLVYSSSEVCAIGKETRTNFVYVPQGNTLLSGSVRLNLQLAKPDASEQEMLQALHAACADFVLDLPDGLDTEIGERGRGLSEGQAQRIGIARSLLRPGNVWLFDEVSSSLDESTERELFERLFATYPDKTMIFVTHRSAMSEICDEVVRL; encoded by the coding sequence CTTTATAGACGAAACGATTCGCACGGGTAGTCAAGATGATATTGTGCGCATGATTGCGTTGCTTGTGGCGACGGTCGTGGGCGCGATTGTCTTGCGCATTGTGTTTTATTATATGACGAACGTGGCCATGGTCCGCCAGTCGAACCGTTTACGCTTGCAGGTTTTCGAAGGCCTGTTCTCTCGCAAGCTTTACGCGGGGGCGGAACTGCATTCGGGCGATGTGGCTTCCAGACTTTCGAAAGATATCGAGTCGGTGTCGACCACGACCATGGAAACATTGCCGCAAATGATTGTGACGGCGCTACAGCTGGTGGGCGCGTTCCTTTTGATGCGCTGGTTTGACCCGCGGCTTGCCTGGGCCTTGCTTTTGCTTACGCCGGTGGCGATTGTGCTCGGAAAGCTGGTGTCTCGCAAACTCAGGAACATGACGCTTGCGATTCGTGAACGCGAATCGAAAATCCAGATGCAGGTGCAAGAGGGCGTGGAACACAATGTGCTCATGCGCTCGCTCGAAAGTGAAAACTGGGTGGCGGGCCGCTTGGGTGACATGCAACAGCACTTGGAAAGCGATGTTTTGCGCCGTACGCGATTCACTACGCTTTCGCGGTTTGCACTCGGGTCTGCCTTTGGGCTGGGTTACTTGTTGGCCTTTATTTGGGGCGGCCTCGGGCTGCGCGATGGGGCGATTACGTTTGGTATGATGACGTCGTTCTTGCAGTTGGTTGGCCAGATTCAGCACCCGATTCTTTCGATTTTGAACATGGTGCCGCAAGTGGTGCATACTACGGCGAGCATTGACCGCCTAGAAGATCTTGAAAAATCTAAGGAGCCCGAAGGTGACGGAACGCCTATGGCGCTTGAAGGTTCGCTCGGGGTGCGACTCGAAAATCTGCATTTTGGCTATGCGGCGGGAAGGCACGAGGTTCTAGAAGGTTTCAGTCACGATTTTGAGCCTGGCTCCAAAACGGCGATTATGGGCAAGACTGGTGCCGGAAAGACGACTTTGTTCCGGCTGCTGCTCGGCTTTGTAAGGCCTGATAGCGGGCGCATGCTGGTTTATTCAAGTTCCGAGGTGTGTGCGATCGGCAAAGAAACTCGCACGAATTTTGTGTACGTGCCGCAGGGCAATACCTTGCTGAGCGGGAGCGTTCGCCTGAACTTGCAGCTGGCCAAGCCCGATGCGAGCGAGCAGGAAATGTTGCAGGCTTTGCACGCGGCGTGCGCCGACTTTGTGCTGGATTTGCCTGATGGCTTGGATACCGAAATCGGGGAGCGCGGCCGCGGATTGAGCGAGGGCCAGGCGCAGCGAATCGGAATTGCTCGCAGTCTTTTGCGGCCCGGGAACGTATGGTTGTTTGACGAGGTGAGTTCTTCGCTTGATGAATCGACGGAGCGCGAATTGTTCGAAAGACTGTTTGCGACTTACCCCGACAAGACCATGATTTTTGTGACGCACCGTTCGGCAATGTCTGAAATTTGCGACGAAGTTGTCCGACTGTGA